Genomic segment of Gouania willdenowi chromosome 17, fGouWil2.1, whole genome shotgun sequence:
AACTTCAACCACAGAGCAAAGACTTCAACAGCGGAGTCAACCCGGAGTAAAACCCAAGTTACATgcatgtgatgagtgtgggaaggcctttaCCTTTAAATCACAGCTCACGAGACATCAACAAATCCATTCTGGATTTAAACCGTTCAGCTGTGATGAGTGTGATAAGTCTTTTGGGAGGAATTCTACTTTATTAACACATAAAGCCATTCATACTGGAATAAAGAAATTTGAATGTGATGAGTGTGGAAAGGCTTTTAACCAGAAGCAGCACCTAAAAAGCCATCAGCTTGTTCACAGTGGAGATAGACCACATACGTGTGATGAATGTGGGAAGGCCTTCACTAAGAAGAGCAACTTATTAGAGCATCAACGTATCCACAGCGAATCCAAACCGTACAGATGTGAGGAATGTGGAAAGGCTTTCAGTCATTCTGGAAACCTCACGCAGCATGTATTCATGCATCGTGGAATTAAAGCgaacagatgtgaacagtgtgggaaggcctttaTTCAAAAATCTGATTTAACAAGGCACATGAAGACTCACTCCAGAGcagagttgtatcactgtgaTTACTGtggaaaaatatattattacaaacaaacccttactgaacacctgagatctcacactggacatgaattGTGTcgctgtgaccagtgtg
This window contains:
- the LOC114479762 gene encoding zinc finger protein 525-like isoform X3, whose amino-acid sequence is MDANSPTSWMMTAVKLEEEEEEKLLWREVKLGETDSEDEDEDDDDDEGCRRKAEPKLEETEEFPSNAADQISVKEEDPGNQNKVRPQCSLEDDAQQIQTSTTEQRLQQRSQPGVKPKLHACDECGKAFTFKSQLTRHQQIHSGFKPFSCDECDKSFGRNSTLLTHKAIHTGIKKFECDECGKAFNQKQHLKSHQLVHSGDRPHTCDECGKAFTKKSNLLEHQRIHSESKPYRCEECGKAFSHSGNLTQHVFMHRGIKANRCEQCGKAFIQKSDLTRHMKTHSRAELYHCDYCGKIYYYKQTLTEHLRSHTGHELCRCDQCDKAFTTYQQFKRHQISHSSERPHKCDTCGNSYKDKYVLNRHQQIHEKKPFVIVVLDQ
- the LOC114479762 gene encoding zinc finger protein OZF-like isoform X2, with protein sequence MDANSPTSWMMTAVKLEEEEEEKLLWREVKLGETDSEDEDEDDDDDEGCRRKAEPKLEETEEFPSNAADQISVKEEAAGFIRILKGWLKIDDPRRPCVVAMACWSRDTTKKHTEDPGNQNKVRPQCSLEDDAQQIQTSTTEQRLQQRSQPGVKPKLHACDECGKAFTFKSQLTRHQQIHSGFKPFSCDECDKSFGRNSTLLTHKAIHTGIKKFECDECGKAFNQKQHLKSHQLVHSGDRPHTCDECGKAFTKKSNLLEHQRIHSESKPYRCEECGKAFSHSGNLTQHVFMHRGIKANRCEQCGKAFIQKSDLTRHMKTHSRAELYHCDYCGKIYYYKQTLTEHLRSHTGHELCRCDQCDKAFTTYQQFKRHQISHSSERPHKCDTCGNSYKDKYVLNRHQQIHEKKPFVIVVLDQ